One part of the Chryseobacterium mulctrae genome encodes these proteins:
- a CDS encoding ABC transporter permease subunit — protein MFAILKKELWSYFGNWSAWIIIAAFSLITTLFLFFFENDSNIFDIGMASLQSYFVLVPWLLMFIIPALSMKTFAEELQTGTLNWLFSQPLKVSDLVSGKFLSVWVVGILCLIPSVIYFYTVYVLGVPEGNIDMGMTFGSYFGLIILIAAFSGVGILASSLSQNQIMAYLLGVFMCFIMYFGIEQLASYKLLGGADFILQNIGFYQHFLGFTRGLIDFKDVAYFVFIIGLTLTLSNHFINKKK, from the coding sequence ATGTTTGCAATTTTAAAAAAAGAACTTTGGAGTTATTTTGGGAACTGGAGCGCGTGGATCATCATCGCAGCATTCAGTCTGATAACGACTTTGTTTCTGTTTTTCTTCGAAAATGATTCTAATATTTTTGACATCGGAATGGCATCTTTACAGAGCTATTTCGTTTTAGTACCTTGGTTACTGATGTTTATTATTCCGGCGTTGTCGATGAAAACTTTTGCAGAAGAACTACAAACGGGAACTTTAAACTGGTTGTTTTCTCAGCCTCTGAAAGTTTCAGATTTGGTTTCAGGAAAGTTTCTTTCAGTTTGGGTGGTCGGAATTTTATGTCTAATTCCTTCGGTAATTTATTTTTATACGGTTTACGTTTTGGGAGTTCCTGAAGGAAATATTGATATGGGAATGACTTTCGGAAGCTATTTCGGTTTAATTATTTTGATTGCTGCTTTTTCGGGAGTTGGAATTTTAGCTTCATCGCTTTCTCAAAACCAGATCATGGCTTACCTTTTGGGAGTTTTCATGTGTTTCATCATGTATTTCGGAATCGAACAATTGGCAAGTTATAAATTGTTGGGCGGAGCTGATTTTATTTTACAAAATATTGGTTTTTATCAACATTTCTTAGGCTTTACAAGAGGTCTTATCGATTTTAAAGATGTTGCCTATTTTGTTTTCATCATTGGTCTTACCTTAACATTGTCTAATCATTTTATCAATAAAAAGAAGTAA
- a CDS encoding CopD family protein, with protein sequence MLYTIIKALHIIFMVSYFAGIFYLVRIFVYYKDTDAFSDEKKTILREQYTFMARRLWNIITVPAGVIMTVCGLIMIFLNSGLMKMPWFHLKLTFLIGLAIYHYWCWKKVKKLVELNGNTLETANLKLRQANEIATFILFLVVFTVILKYQVIEYWWQLITGFFVLVFLIMMTVKLVNKKGKSKK encoded by the coding sequence ATGCTTTATACCATCATCAAGGCGTTACACATTATTTTCATGGTCAGTTATTTTGCGGGAATTTTTTATCTCGTGAGGATTTTCGTGTACTATAAAGATACTGATGCTTTTTCTGACGAAAAAAAGACCATTTTGAGAGAGCAATACACCTTTATGGCTCGAAGATTATGGAACATTATCACCGTTCCTGCAGGAGTTATCATGACCGTTTGTGGTTTGATTATGATCTTTTTGAATTCGGGATTAATGAAAATGCCGTGGTTTCATCTGAAGCTTACTTTCCTAATTGGATTGGCCATTTACCATTACTGGTGTTGGAAAAAAGTAAAAAAATTAGTCGAGCTCAACGGAAATACTTTAGAAACAGCCAATTTAAAACTAAGGCAAGCGAACGAAATTGCCACATTTATTTTATTTTTGGTCGTTTTTACCGTTATTTTAAAATATCAGGTTATTGAATATTGGTGGCAATTAATTACAGGATTTTTCGTTCTGGTATTTTTAATCATGATGACGGTGAAGCTGGTGAATAAGAAAGGGAAAAGTAAAAAGTAA
- the gldG gene encoding gliding motility-associated ABC transporter substrate-binding protein GldG produces the protein MKKINLKSPFAILLIGTFAVALILAFSGIRLDLTKEKRYTLSDSTIKVLESVKKPLTVDVYLEGDFPASFKQLQSETKFMLEEFRKINPKIDFKFIDPIKTKMSQDTLMAMGMQPSILPDIKDGKVSQITLFPYAVVKYNQRGVSIPLVVQQSNINAEEQLRKSIENLEYNLVSNIKAVASDKRKKIGILVNQDELNPREFEGFMNLALESYDAGPIVPKNNVEITQADVPLLKQMSALVIAKPRKAFTDGEKVILDQYIMNGGKTLWMIDAVNAEMDTLTRSKKVMPFPVDINMTDFFFNYGLRINPALVKDVKKYALLKLVTGEVGGNAQYTSLPWPYFPLGIAEHDHPITKNINPVKLEFPTSIDTLGGRKFKTHVLFESSERTLLKQVPNYVELKEISSVDSLGQMEKPSTPKIFAVALEGKFNSAYASRIERKSYPGFKATSPENKMIVIADGDVGRNKIIKGQALPLGVDMLTDEQFGNEQFLRNALDYLLDDSNLMELRNRNIEERLLDRHRIADERTNWQYLNLFLPLAIIGLLGGLFFWLRKKKFG, from the coding sequence ATGAAGAAGATCAACCTAAAATCTCCGTTTGCCATTTTATTGATTGGAACTTTTGCAGTCGCATTAATTCTTGCATTTTCAGGCATCAGATTAGATTTAACGAAAGAAAAAAGATATACACTTTCAGATAGTACAATAAAAGTTTTAGAATCGGTTAAAAAACCTTTAACGGTAGATGTTTACTTAGAAGGAGATTTCCCGGCAAGCTTTAAACAGCTTCAGAGCGAAACCAAGTTTATGCTTGAAGAATTCAGAAAAATCAATCCAAAAATAGATTTTAAATTCATCGATCCCATCAAAACAAAAATGTCGCAAGACACTTTGATGGCAATGGGAATGCAGCCTTCAATACTTCCGGATATTAAAGACGGAAAAGTTTCGCAGATTACTCTATTTCCTTATGCTGTTGTAAAGTATAACCAAAGAGGAGTTTCTATTCCGTTAGTTGTACAGCAATCTAATATCAATGCGGAAGAGCAATTGAGAAAATCGATTGAAAATTTAGAATATAATTTAGTTTCAAACATCAAAGCAGTTGCTTCAGATAAAAGAAAAAAAATAGGAATTCTTGTGAATCAGGATGAGCTGAATCCTCGTGAATTTGAAGGATTTATGAATCTTGCCTTAGAAAGTTATGATGCAGGGCCGATTGTTCCTAAAAATAATGTAGAAATTACTCAGGCAGACGTTCCTTTACTGAAACAAATGAGCGCTTTGGTAATTGCAAAGCCAAGAAAAGCTTTTACAGACGGTGAAAAAGTTATTCTGGATCAGTACATCATGAACGGCGGAAAAACACTTTGGATGATCGATGCGGTAAACGCTGAAATGGATACTTTAACGAGATCTAAAAAAGTAATGCCTTTCCCGGTTGATATTAATATGACTGATTTCTTTTTTAATTATGGTTTAAGAATCAATCCGGCTTTGGTAAAAGATGTAAAAAAGTATGCGCTTTTAAAACTGGTTACCGGTGAAGTAGGAGGGAATGCACAATATACAAGTCTTCCATGGCCATATTTTCCTTTGGGAATTGCAGAACACGATCATCCTATCACAAAAAATATCAATCCTGTAAAACTTGAATTTCCTACATCAATCGATACTTTGGGCGGAAGAAAATTTAAAACTCATGTTTTATTTGAATCGAGTGAAAGAACTTTACTGAAGCAGGTTCCGAATTATGTTGAGCTAAAAGAAATTTCCAGCGTAGACAGTCTCGGACAAATGGAAAAACCAAGCACACCGAAAATTTTTGCTGTTGCTCTGGAAGGAAAATTTAATTCTGCTTATGCTTCAAGAATTGAAAGAAAATCTTATCCTGGCTTTAAAGCAACAAGTCCGGAAAATAAAATGATCGTGATTGCAGATGGTGATGTCGGAAGAAATAAAATCATTAAAGGTCAAGCTTTACCTTTGGGAGTTGATATGCTGACTGACGAACAATTTGGTAACGAACAATTCCTTAGAAATGCATTAGATTATCTTCTCGATGACAGCAATCTGATGGA